The Chlamydia trachomatis A/HAR-13 nucleotide sequence AGCAGGTCACTCCCTTAGCTAATAAAGCTTCCTTAACAGAAGCTAAATCTGTAGGTTCACAGAGAACTAAGAAGAATTCTTCATCGTCGCTATCTAAATCCTCTCCTCCACAGTCAATCACATGTGTTAACAAGGAAGCTTCGTCTATGGAATGTTTAGGCACATAACATGCCCCTTTACGAGAAAAATTATATAGAACGCTACCGGGCTCCACTAAAGCCCCACCTCGTTTGTTAACGGCTACGCGCATATCCGAGGCTGTGCGGTTCTTATTGTCGGTCATTGCTTCAACAATGATCCCAACTCCTCCGAACCCATATAATTCATAAGTGACTTCTTCATAATTCTTCTGATCTGCAGAAGAAGCTTTCTTTAGATTACGTTCAATGTTCTCATTAGGAATATTCTGGTCCTTGGCTTTCTGAATGATCATACGTAAACGAGCATTCGATTTCGGATCCGGCCCCCCCATTTTAACTGCAGAGATCAACTCCTTAATCGTTCGAGAAAAAATCTTCCCTTTCTTGTGATCTGCTCGTTCTTTTCGGTGTTTAGTATTGGCCCACTTACTGTGTCCTGCCATGCTTTCTTACCTATCGTACATCTACTATCAGGAAACCCCTGACAAATTATTTCACCACTCTGTCCGCAAACACACTCTATGTCTGAAACAGGATCCCCAAAAAAGGGCGGAATTTTTTAAAAACAAAGTCCTCAATAACCCAACCATCTTACACAAAAGCAAGTTTCAGCTCTATATGGAAAACCTAGAGGACTCTCTCCATCGTAATTTTTGCTAAATACCCCAACTCATCCTTATAGAAAGTCTTCTGTCTTCCTACTTCCACAAATCCAAATCTTTCATATAGGTGAATAGCAGGATTCCCTTCATACACTTCTAAATACACAAGTTCTAACTTTAACTGTGTCTTTCCTAGATGCAGTAAGTTATTCAGAAGAGCCGTGCCAACGCCTTTGTTGCGAAACTTTTCTCCTACAATGATCGACAACAAGCTATGATGTGCGACCTTGACATAAGGATTGAGTATTAACGTAGCTACTCCAGCAACTTCGCCATTGTATACCGCCGTTAAACTACTGCGGCAGCGATAAAAACTAACCCAGAAATTCACACTATCACGAATTTCCGCTTCTGTTTTTAAAGGAAATCCTCGAAGAATTTTTGGATCATTCAACCAAAGACGCATATAGTGTGCATCTTCAGGAACCGTATACCGAATCTCTAATAATGGATCACGCATAGTGGTCATGTAATTTCTCCATAATCAACCAGATAGGCTTTGATAAAAGCATCTAGAAGCTCCCCATCCATCATTGCTTGGATGTTGCCCACTTCATATCCAGTCCTTACATCTTTCACCAGCGTATAAGGCTGAAATACATAATTACGAATCTGAGATCCCCAGCTGATTTCTTTTTTATTTTTTCTATCTATATTCTGTTTCTCTAAACGTTCTTGTAACAACTTCTGGTAAATCCTAGCGCGCAGCATATTCATACAAGCTTCTCGGTTTTGAATTTGACTACGCTCATTCTGACATGACACTACAATTCCCGTAGGGAAGTGTGTAATCCGTACCGCTGAATCTGTTACGTTTACATGTTGTCCTCCAGCTCCGGAAGAACGATACGTATCAATACGAATATCTCCGGGACGGATCTCAACTTCTATTTTATCATCAATCTCTGGAAACACTTCTACTGATGCAAAACTAGTATGCCGTTTCGCATTGCTATCGAAAGGAGATATGCGTACCAGACGATGCACTCCGCTCTCTGCTTTAGCATAGCCGTAGGCATATTCACCGACGAGCTTCAGGGTGATATGCTTAATCCCAGCGACTTCCCCATCCAATCGATCGATCACTTCTATCCTCCAGCTATGACTACTAGCCCATCGCATATACATGCGCAGCAGCATCTCTACCCAGTCACAAGATTCGGTCCCCCCTGCTCCTGCATTAATGGATAGAAAACAGGAATTTCGATCTAACTCACCAGAAAGAAGTCTGAGTGTTTCCCATTCTGTTATTTTCTTTTCACAAAAAACAAATTCTTTTTCTAATTCTTTTTGCATTTCTAAATCTTTAGAAGACTCTTCATCTTCTAAAAAGAATTGTATCGCGGAAACTTTGTTTTTTAATTCATTAAATTCTGATAACTGTTGTTTTAATCGAGCGATCCTTTCGGAAATTTTCCCTGCACGAACAACATCGTCCCAAAAACCATCTTGCACCGCCTGCTGTTCCAATTCCTTTAACTCATTTTCTTTTCCTTCCGGGTCAAAGAGACCTCCGAGTTAAAGCCAAACCTTCAAGCAAAAGTTCCAATCGTTTGTCAAAATTCTCATGCATAATCTTGCTAACCTTTCGCAAAATATCCAACTTTAAACTCTTCTTTTTCAAAGAGCTATTTTCCTTGCCAGTTATTTCCACTATTACAGTGGCGGTGACAGCTAAAACACGCTCATGGTAACATGATCTTCTCTTAGGGATCAATTTCTTGCGTAATAGTCCGAGGAATAAATCGTTTTCTAATTCGCTTTTACCTCTCTTCTTGCTGAAGACTTGGCTATGTTTTTTATTTTGACGATAAACCTAGTTAAGGCATAAAAGAGTTGCGAAGGAAGAGCCCTAAACTTTTCTTATCATCTTCTTTAACTAGGAGTCATCCATGAGTCAAAATAAGAACTCTGCTTTCATGCAGCCTGTGAACGTATCCGCTGATTTAGCTGCCATCGTTGGTGCAGGACCTATGCCTCGCACAGAGATCATTAAGAAAATGTGGGATTACATTAAGAAGAATGGCCTTCAAGATCCTACAAACAAACGTAATATCAATCCCGATGATAAATTGGCTAAAGTTTTTGGAACTGAAAAACCTATCGATATGTTCCAAATGACAAAAATGGTTTCTCAACACATCATTAAATAAAATAGAAATTGACTCACGTGTTCCTCGTCTTTAAGATGAGGAACTAGTTCATTCTTTTTGTTCGTTTCTGTGGGTATTACTGCATCTTTAACAACTATCTTAGCAGCACCTGTTTTGACATGGGTTTGGGCCAATCACTTGGAGCCTAACCTATTGAGAGTAACGCGTTTAAATTGGAATCTGCCTAAAAAATTTGCTCATCTTCATGGGCTTCGCATTGTACAGATTTCGGATTTACACCTAAACCACTCGACGCCTGATGCCTTTCTAAAAAAAGTATCTCGTAAGATCTCTTCTCTTTCTCCAGATATTCTTGTATTTACAGGAGACTTTGTCTGTCGCGCTAAAGTAGAAACTCCTGAAAGATTAAAACATTTCCTATGTTCTCTGCATGCGCCCTTAGGCTGTTTTGCTTGCCTAGGAAATCATGATTACGCCACCTACGTATCCCGTGATATTCACGGGAAAATTAATACCATCTCAGCAATGAATAGCCGTCCTTTAAAAAGAGCTTTTACCTCTGTTTATCAAAGTCTATTCGCCTCTTCTCGCAATGAA carries:
- a CDS encoding YebC/PmpR family DNA-binding transcriptional regulator, translating into MAGHSKWANTKHRKERADHKKGKIFSRTIKELISAVKMGGPDPKSNARLRMIIQKAKDQNIPNENIERNLKKASSADQKNYEEVTYELYGFGGVGIIVEAMTDNKNRTASDMRVAVNKRGGALVEPGSVLYNFSRKGACYVPKHSIDEASLLTHVIDCGGEDLDSDDEEFFLVLCEPTDLASVKEALLAKGVTCSEERLIYVPLRLVDCDEETGKSNLALIEWLENIDDVDDVYHNMA
- a CDS encoding GNAT family N-acetyltransferase, encoding MTTMRDPLLEIRYTVPEDAHYMRLWLNDPKILRGFPLKTEAEIRDSVNFWVSFYRCRSSLTAVYNGEVAGVATLILNPYVKVAHHSLLSIIVGEKFRNKGVGTALLNNLLHLGKTQLKLELVYLEVYEGNPAIHLYERFGFVEVGRQKTFYKDELGYLAKITMERVL
- the prfB gene encoding peptide chain release factor 2 (programmed frameshift) translates to MHENFDKRLELLLEGLALTRRSLFDPEGKENELKELEQQAVQDGFWDDVVRAGKISERIARLKQQLSEFNELKNKVSAIQFFLEDEESSKDLEMQKELEKEFVFCEKKITEWETLRLLSGELDRNSCFLSINAGAGGTESCDWVEMLLRMYMRWASSHSWRIEVIDRLDGEVAGIKHITLKLVGEYAYGYAKAESGVHRLVRISPFDSNAKRHTSFASVEVFPEIDDKIEVEIRPGDIRIDTYRSSGAGGQHVNVTDSAVRITHFPTGIVVSCQNERSQIQNREACMNMLRARIYQKLLQERLEKQNIDRKNKKEISWGSQIRNYVFQPYTLVKDVRTGYEVGNIQAMMDGELLDAFIKAYLVDYGEIT
- a CDS encoding SWIB complex protein; this translates as MSQNKNSAFMQPVNVSADLAAIVGAGPMPRTEIIKKMWDYIKKNGLQDPTNKRNINPDDKLAKVFGTEKPIDMFQMTKMVSQHIIK
- the lpxG gene encoding UDP-2,3-diacylglucosamine diphosphatase LpxG, giving the protein MFVSVGITASLTTILAAPVLTWVWANHLEPNLLRVTRLNWNLPKKFAHLHGLRIVQISDLHLNHSTPDAFLKKVSRKISSLSPDILVFTGDFVCRAKVETPERLKHFLCSLHAPLGCFACLGNHDYATYVSRDIHGKINTISAMNSRPLKRAFTSVYQSLFASSRNEFADTLNPQIPNPHLVSILRNTPFQLLHNQSATLSDTINIVGLGDFFAKQFDPKKAFTDYNPTLPGIILSHNPDTIHHLQDYPGDVVFSGHSHGPQISLPWPKFANTITNKLSGLENPELARGLFSFPEESRLLYVNRGLGGWKRIRFCSPPEICLMRCLYEP